A stretch of DNA from Nitrospinota bacterium:
TGTCAGACTGCATGTAAACAGTGGAATCAATTAAAGCCTGTTAAGACCATTAACAGGGGAACCCATCAAAATCCTCCTGACTTATCCCCTGAGACCTATACGCTCATCAGGTATGATGAAGTTTCAGACGGAAATGGTGGTTTGAAGTGGCTCATGAGAAAGGATGGATGCATGCATTGTACTGATGCTGCCTGTCTTATCTCCTGTCCTGCTCCTGGCGCTCTTACCTATAGAGAACATGGGGCAGTGGTTTTAAACAGAAGCCTTTGCATCGGATGTAAAAATTGCGTGATAGCATGTCCGTTTAGTATCCCGAGATTTGATGAAAAGGCTGAGAAGCCCTATAAGTGCACACTCTGTTATGACAGGATTACTGATGGGCAGATTCCTGCATGTATTAAGTCCTGTCCCACTGGAACACTGACATGGGGCGATAAGAACACGATGATTAAAAAGGCCTATGCAAGGGCTGAAAAGGTGGGTAAAGGGTCGATCGTCTATGGTGATAAGTTTGTTAAGGGAACGCATGTCATGTATGTGCTGACTGAAAAGCCAGAAACCTATGCTGCATTACCGGCAAGTCCGAAGGTGCCATTGTCAGTCAGGGCTTGGAAGGATATTCTAAAGCCTCTGATTACGATTGGCATTATCGGTAGTATTGCAGCTGCTTTATTCCACTACTTCACATTTGGTCCAAAAACAGTTGAAAAATTTGAAAAAAAAGGAGGTGAATAGGAGATGAGTCAA
This window harbors:
- a CDS encoding 4Fe-4S dicluster domain-containing protein, whose amino-acid sequence is MGEKIKLIDLSKCIGCRACQTACKQWNQLKPVKTINRGTHQNPPDLSPETYTLIRYDEVSDGNGGLKWLMRKDGCMHCTDAACLISCPAPGALTYREHGAVVLNRSLCIGCKNCVIACPFSIPRFDEKAEKPYKCTLCYDRITDGQIPACIKSCPTGTLTWGDKNTMIKKAYARAEKVGKGSIVYGDKFVKGTHVMYVLTEKPETYAALPASPKVPLSVRAWKDILKPLITIGIIGSIAAALFHYFTFGPKTVEKFEKKGGE